A part of Cryptococcus tetragattii IND107 chromosome 3, whole genome shotgun sequence genomic DNA contains:
- a CDS encoding glycine cleavage system T protein: MLPRLVRPAATTFNVLARRSLATSAVLAQLKKTPLYDFHVQHKAKMVPFAGYSMPLSYGETGQTTAHKHVRSDAGLFDVSHMLQHNFTGPTAQEFLLTLCPSSLDSLKPFTSTLSVLLNEQGGIIDDTIITKHTDTSFYVVTNAGRADEDKAHITQKLNEWNAAHKGQEVKWETLDGWGLLALQGPKAKDVLQRMTDQDLNQVKFGSSVFADIKTTDGQVVKCHIARGGYTGEDGFEVSVPPQQTVAVSNTMTSNPDVMLIGLGARDSLRLEAGMCLYGHDLDESVSPVEGGLAWVIGKDRRAPDAQPAFPGKSRILEELANGPSRRRVGFEVVGSPAREGCKVFDALGEKQIGVITSGIPSPTLGKNIAMGYIASGSHKKGTEVKVEIRNKLRDAVVKPMPFVPAKYFK, translated from the exons ATGCTCCCCCGACTCGTCCGCCCCGCAGCTACAACTTTTAACGTCCTTGCGAGACGTTCTCTCGCTACGTCTGCTGTCCTCGCACAG CTCAAGAAAACACCCTTGTATGACTTTCACGTACAGCACAAGGCCAAGATGGTCCCCTTTGCTGGCTACAGCATGCCCTTGAGCTACGGCGAGACCGGACAGA CCACCGCCCATAAACACGTCCGATCAGACGCTGGCTTATTCGACGTCTCCCATATGTTGCAACACAACTTTACAGGCCCTACTGCCCAGGAATTCCTGTTGACCCTCTGTCCCTCATCGCTCGATTCACTCAAACCgttcacctccaccttgtcCGTTCTTTTGAACGAGCAAGGCGGTATTATTGACGataccatcatcaccaagCACACCGACACTTCCTTCTACGTCGTCACTAACGCTGGACGAGCCGATGAGGACAAGGCGCATATCACTCAAAAGCTCAACGAGTGGAACGCCGCGCACAAGGGCCAGGAAGTCAAGTGGGAGACGCTTGATGGCTGGGGTCTTTTAGCCCTCCAAGGTCCCAAAGCCAAGGATGTGCTCCAGCGAATGACTGACCAGGATTTGAACCAAGTGAAATTCGGGTCATCTGTCTTTGCGGATATCAAGACGACGGACGGTCAAGTCGTCAAGTGTCATATCGCCCGAGGCGGTTACACTGGCGAAGATGGCTTTGAA GTATCCGTTCCTCCACAGCAGACTGTCGCTGTTTCCAACACCATGACTTCCAACCCCGACGTCATGCTTATCGGTCTCGGCGCTCGAGactctcttcgtcttgaAGCTGGTATGTGTCTCTACGGCCACGATCTTGATGAGAGCGTGAGCCCCGTGGAGGGCGGTCTCGCCTGGGTCATCG GCAAGGACAGGCGCGCACCCGACGCCCAACCTGCTTTCCCTGGAAAATCGAGAATCCTCGAGGAACTTGCCAACGGACCTTCCAGGCGAAGGGTCGGCTTTGAGGTCGTGGGTTCCCCAGCGAGAGAAGGTTGCAAAGTCTTTGATGCGTTGGGTGAAAAGCAAATTG gTGTGATCACTTCTGGTATCCCTTCGCCCACCCTCGGCAAAAACATTGCCATGGGTTACATTGCCAGCGGATCCCACAAAAAGGGTACTGAAGTCAAGGTTGAGATCAGGAACAAGTTGAGAGATGCTGTTGTCAAGCCCATGCCGTTTGTACCTGCCAAATACTTCAAATAA